A genomic segment from Leptolyngbya boryana PCC 6306 encodes:
- a CDS encoding tetratricopeptide repeat protein: MRFIRRPSFHVTAAIAAFGLVACPAFAQDTKPDAPKPSPEVAKQLQDAQNFFSQGEGRARDAKYREALESFNQAIQMNPTWGSPYVSRGAVRSKLGDHLGALQDFDQAATLNPTDAMIYAHRGSARFSLGDTAAALNDLDQAITLNPNLAAAYVNRGYIRTQTQNWDSAIADFDQALRAEPKFVPALVNRGFAKLQKGDRQSALNDLNEAIKIQPNSAEALIARGAINYEIGESEAAIADFSQAIRIKPTAAEAFYNRAQVNAKLGYLEAAEADLTQMAKLTPDRASVFHQRGKIRAALENIEGAAADYNQALKLDPNFAEAIKSRGDLRATAGDKQGAIADYSQAVQMQPSFAGALSQRAVVRSQLGDRAGATQDLTAAISADSNNPALYEERGMARIESGDLQGAIDDFTQAIRLDSSRANAFYQRAILMGGLGDLQSAIADLQRASDLYLQKGDAEGYRNTLSELNQL; encoded by the coding sequence ATGCGTTTCATTCGTCGTCCTTCATTTCATGTGACTGCTGCAATTGCCGCATTCGGGTTAGTGGCTTGTCCGGCTTTTGCGCAGGACACAAAGCCCGATGCGCCGAAGCCCTCCCCTGAAGTGGCAAAACAGCTTCAGGACGCGCAAAATTTCTTTAGCCAAGGGGAAGGTCGTGCCCGCGATGCCAAATACCGCGAGGCATTAGAGTCATTCAATCAAGCGATTCAAATGAATCCGACTTGGGGCAGTCCCTATGTCAGTCGGGGGGCTGTGAGATCGAAGCTAGGGGATCATCTTGGGGCGTTGCAAGATTTCGATCAAGCTGCCACGCTCAATCCCACAGATGCGATGATTTATGCGCATCGTGGCAGTGCTCGATTTAGCCTCGGAGATACCGCAGCCGCTTTGAATGATTTGGATCAGGCGATTACGTTGAACCCAAATCTAGCTGCTGCTTATGTGAATCGCGGTTACATCCGGACTCAAACTCAAAACTGGGATTCGGCGATCGCAGATTTCGATCAGGCGTTACGGGCTGAACCCAAATTTGTCCCGGCGCTCGTGAACCGTGGGTTTGCAAAATTGCAAAAAGGCGATCGTCAATCCGCCTTGAATGATCTAAATGAAGCGATTAAAATTCAGCCTAATTCAGCAGAAGCATTGATTGCACGCGGCGCGATCAACTACGAAATTGGTGAATCAGAGGCTGCGATCGCCGATTTCTCCCAAGCGATTCGGATTAAACCGACTGCGGCAGAAGCGTTTTATAATCGCGCGCAAGTCAATGCAAAACTAGGCTATCTCGAAGCCGCAGAAGCCGACCTGACGCAAATGGCAAAGCTGACTCCCGATCGCGCAAGCGTATTTCATCAACGGGGTAAAATCCGCGCTGCTTTAGAGAATATTGAAGGAGCGGCGGCTGATTATAATCAAGCCCTCAAACTCGATCCAAATTTCGCAGAAGCCATCAAGAGCCGGGGCGATCTCCGAGCAACGGCAGGCGATAAACAAGGCGCGATCGCCGATTATTCTCAAGCCGTGCAAATGCAGCCAAGCTTTGCAGGTGCATTATCTCAAAGAGCAGTCGTGCGATCGCAACTTGGCGATCGTGCTGGCGCAACTCAAGATCTCACAGCAGCCATTAGCGCTGATAGCAATAATCCTGCTCTTTACGAAGAACGGGGCATGGCACGTATAGAATCGGGCGATTTACAAGGCGCGATCGATGATTTTACCCAAGCGATTCGGCTTGATTCGAGCCGAGCTAATGCGTTTTACCAACGTGCGATTTTAATGGGTGGGCTAGGCGATTTGCAGAGTGCAATCGCTGATTTACAACGTGCATCTGATTTATATCTTCAGAAAGGGGATGCAGAAGGTTATCGCAACACCTTAAGCGAATTAAATCAACTGTAA
- a CDS encoding Ycf34 family protein: MCICVNCHYVDRCTTYNAVETQHEQPHLTETPDFEATEPTINVNIRDRGDHIEMEWDVVGCLSFKEETGKWAKLRPGELIPT; this comes from the coding sequence ATGTGTATTTGCGTCAATTGCCATTACGTCGATCGCTGCACAACCTACAATGCAGTCGAAACTCAACACGAACAGCCTCATTTAACCGAAACGCCTGATTTTGAAGCAACCGAACCCACGATTAACGTCAATATTCGCGATCGTGGCGATCACATTGAGATGGAATGGGATGTTGTCGGATGTCTCAGTTTCAAAGAAGAAACAGGCAAATGGGCAAAACTTCGACCCGGAGAGTTAATCCCAACTTAA
- a CDS encoding CCA tRNA nucleotidyltransferase, protein MNLQLEHYRNVALVSSALSPETWPFSLKWLPDSACLVGGTVRDALLDRHSEYLDLDFVLPSGAVETAQAIARHYRAGFVVLDAERQIARVVFEQGTADFAQQVGATLEDDLRRRDFTVNAIAYNPHTKDLLDPLHGYEDLQRKRLRMVSIENLAEDPLRLLRAYRQAAQLGFSLEPETQQAIRHLAPNLSKIAAERVQSELNYLLGSARGTGWIKTACEDGLLQDWLPSATIEHLTQVGAIDDVTVHIQENWTEFWSELSRTVRGTPQASEAKGSVRTWVTIAKLASLLPEDPALAEAQLWRLKYSRAEIQAVSTVVKALPHLRSPEISNWSRAEQYQFFQSIGAVFPAIALLGLAMRIPVETVRRLVDRFLDPTDPVAHPHPILTGQDLMTGLRIPPSPQIGRLLAALQLARAEGKITNREEALAFAQTLL, encoded by the coding sequence GTGAATTTGCAGTTAGAACATTATCGCAACGTGGCATTGGTTTCCTCGGCACTCTCTCCGGAGACGTGGCCTTTCAGTCTCAAGTGGCTACCCGATTCTGCCTGTTTGGTTGGCGGAACGGTACGCGATGCGCTGCTGGATCGGCATTCTGAGTATCTCGATTTGGATTTTGTGCTTCCGAGTGGTGCGGTCGAGACGGCGCAGGCGATCGCGCGACATTATCGGGCGGGGTTTGTGGTGCTGGATGCGGAACGACAGATCGCCCGAGTAGTGTTTGAACAAGGCACAGCTGATTTTGCTCAGCAGGTGGGAGCGACTCTTGAGGATGATTTGCGACGGCGCGATTTTACAGTGAATGCGATCGCTTATAACCCGCATACGAAAGATTTGCTCGATCCGCTGCATGGTTATGAGGATTTGCAGCGCAAGCGGTTGAGAATGGTGTCGATCGAGAATTTAGCAGAAGACCCGCTGCGGTTGTTGCGTGCTTATCGTCAGGCAGCACAGCTTGGATTTTCACTGGAACCGGAGACTCAACAGGCAATTCGTCACCTGGCTCCAAATTTGAGCAAAATTGCAGCGGAACGGGTGCAATCCGAACTGAATTATCTATTGGGATCAGCGCGAGGAACGGGCTGGATTAAAACTGCCTGCGAGGATGGATTGCTGCAAGATTGGTTGCCGAGTGCCACGATCGAGCATTTAACGCAGGTTGGGGCGATCGATGATGTCACAGTTCATATTCAGGAGAATTGGACGGAATTCTGGTCAGAATTGAGCCGAACCGTGCGCGGAACGCCGCAGGCTTCTGAGGCGAAAGGCTCTGTTCGGACGTGGGTGACGATCGCGAAACTTGCGAGCCTCCTGCCTGAAGATCCCGCGCTCGCCGAAGCGCAGTTGTGGCGACTCAAGTACAGTCGGGCTGAAATTCAAGCGGTCAGTACTGTTGTGAAGGCGTTGCCGCACTTGCGATCGCCGGAGATTTCCAATTGGTCACGAGCCGAACAGTATCAATTCTTTCAGTCGATTGGCGCGGTTTTTCCAGCGATCGCACTGCTCGGTCTCGCGATGCGGATTCCGGTCGAGACAGTGCGACGATTGGTCGATCGCTTTTTAGATCCGACTGATCCGGTTGCACATCCGCATCCTATTTTGACAGGTCAAGATTTGATGACCGGACTACGCATTCCGCCGAGTCCTCAGATTGGTCGATTATTGGCAGCGTTGCAGTTAGCGCGGGCAGAGGGCAAAATCACGAACCGTGAAGAAGCATTAGCTTTTGCGCAGACATTGCTATAA
- a CDS encoding ABC transporter permease: MTSIRLPRFLNATERPSLSRQMMRIGAAIVLVFVAIALLAPILQAIGLLQSPTEFLDNPPHAAPSSAHWFGTSNLGYDVFSRTLFGTQAAIQVVILATALSLIIGVPLGMVSGYRGGWLDRALLFLMDTIYTLPGLLLSVTLAFVVGRGVFNAAIALSIAYVPQYYRVVRNQTVSVKTELFIEAAQAMGASTWRVLSKYLFANVIQSVPVLFTLNAADAILTLGGLGFLGLGLPAEVPEWGHDLRESLDALATGGIWWTALFPGLAMTIMVVGLSLFGEGLNEFVDRKTR; this comes from the coding sequence ATGACTTCGATTCGCCTGCCCCGGTTTCTCAATGCAACAGAACGCCCGTCCCTCTCGCGTCAAATGATGCGAATTGGGGCTGCAATTGTTCTGGTCTTTGTCGCGATCGCGCTGCTTGCACCGATACTACAAGCGATCGGACTGCTGCAAAGTCCAACCGAATTTTTGGATAATCCCCCCCATGCGGCTCCGAGTTCTGCGCATTGGTTTGGAACTTCAAATCTCGGCTATGACGTGTTTTCACGAACGTTATTTGGCACTCAAGCCGCCATTCAAGTCGTGATTTTAGCAACGGCGTTGAGCTTGATTATCGGAGTGCCGTTGGGCATGGTGAGCGGATATCGAGGGGGATGGCTCGATCGCGCTTTATTATTTCTCATGGATACCATCTACACCTTGCCTGGATTGCTCTTATCGGTCACGCTGGCATTTGTAGTTGGGCGAGGCGTATTCAACGCAGCGATCGCGTTAAGTATTGCCTATGTTCCTCAGTATTATCGAGTCGTTCGCAACCAGACGGTCAGCGTCAAGACTGAACTCTTCATCGAAGCAGCACAAGCGATGGGCGCTTCAACCTGGCGTGTGCTCTCTAAATATCTATTTGCCAACGTGATTCAGAGCGTTCCCGTCTTATTTACTTTGAATGCGGCAGATGCGATTCTCACTCTCGGTGGCTTAGGATTTCTGGGGTTAGGCTTGCCCGCCGAAGTGCCAGAATGGGGGCATGATTTAAGAGAATCGCTAGATGCTTTAGCCACCGGAGGAATTTGGTGGACTGCCCTATTTCCTGGACTCGCGATGACGATCATGGTCGTCGGACTCTCACTTTTTGGTGAAGGGTTGAATGAATTTGTCGATCGTAAAACGCGCTAA
- a CDS encoding putative PEP-binding protein: MDTLFSIHQIEAQPLGMVGEQAYHLSLMAQKGYPVIPTVVIIATRFRNFLETIHWLQPLFADLPSSSLRLNLKDSQQLQSIARQIRQTIQHAELPEAWLTELQSAIAQFPVLSNPPAVILRPSIFIQDFEATTDELSRLLEPQICWTDQQSLGAGLKALWAELFRARNLVYWQSAKLELHQIQFAVMMQPIGDAIASGSLQPHSMNWELTATRGLETAIARGEASPEIYQIQGDQMRLQQAGRQTVSYQIQAGKEEPLARLTIHEAASILQPPQQFALLSLAQTLHTPAVLEWQFYPSQLYITQVHDRDPIVNQLPSPQPAENTLSSGLAAAPGVAIAPAYVLTDLHLPEFSLPEGSILVTPMILPSWVPFLKSAAAIVSEQGGMTSHGAILARELGIPAVVGATDATQRIHTGDLILVNGDTGGVERTTQPQAVTKPISSSSRWNLNATSLMLNLSQTDSIERSIDLEIDGVGLLRSELLLGGKLNAQLSDQIQHFTRSFAPRPVFYRSLDLRSHEFQSAAEANPMLGMHGTLSYLQNSESFDFELAALKQAVDAGCSNLRLILPFVRTVEEFIFCRRRIEQAGLLDLPTWIMAEVPSVLFLLPDYVRAGVQGICIGTSDLTQLILAVDRDHSAMAKSFDESHPAVLAAIAQLIQTAHQLNIPCTISTQAALTPKFVDCLIESGIDAISVNLSAVETANREIARAEQRLMLRKIRDRKSI, translated from the coding sequence GTGGATACTCTGTTCTCAATCCATCAAATTGAAGCTCAACCCTTGGGTATGGTTGGAGAACAAGCATACCATCTCAGTCTGATGGCTCAAAAAGGCTATCCAGTCATCCCAACGGTTGTGATAATTGCAACTCGGTTTCGTAACTTTCTCGAAACCATTCACTGGCTGCAACCGCTCTTTGCCGATTTGCCTTCTTCCTCGCTCCGTCTCAATCTGAAAGACTCTCAGCAACTGCAATCGATCGCTCGTCAAATCCGTCAAACGATTCAACATGCTGAACTGCCGGAGGCTTGGCTCACCGAGCTTCAAAGCGCGATCGCTCAATTTCCAGTGCTCAGCAATCCCCCGGCTGTGATTCTGCGCCCCTCGATTTTTATTCAAGATTTTGAGGCGACAACTGATGAACTATCACGCCTACTGGAACCCCAAATCTGCTGGACAGATCAACAGAGCTTAGGTGCTGGCTTAAAAGCGCTCTGGGCAGAACTGTTTCGGGCGCGAAACTTAGTCTACTGGCAAAGCGCCAAACTTGAACTGCACCAGATTCAGTTTGCGGTCATGATGCAGCCAATCGGAGACGCGATCGCGTCTGGATCATTGCAGCCGCATTCGATGAATTGGGAACTCACCGCAACTCGCGGGTTAGAAACTGCGATCGCACGAGGCGAAGCATCACCAGAAATCTATCAGATTCAGGGCGATCAAATGCGGCTGCAACAGGCAGGACGGCAAACGGTTTCCTATCAGATTCAAGCGGGCAAAGAAGAACCGTTGGCTCGACTCACCATTCACGAGGCGGCTTCAATCTTACAGCCGCCTCAGCAATTCGCTTTGCTTTCATTAGCTCAAACCTTGCATACTCCTGCTGTTCTGGAGTGGCAATTCTATCCCTCACAGCTTTACATCACCCAAGTGCATGACCGTGACCCCATCGTGAATCAACTGCCTTCCCCACAACCTGCTGAAAATACTCTCTCATCTGGGCTTGCTGCCGCTCCTGGAGTCGCGATCGCGCCTGCTTATGTCCTCACCGATCTCCACCTTCCCGAATTTTCGCTGCCTGAGGGATCGATTTTGGTCACTCCTATGATTTTGCCAAGTTGGGTTCCCTTCCTCAAATCTGCGGCGGCTATCGTCTCTGAACAAGGCGGAATGACCAGCCACGGAGCAATTTTGGCACGCGAATTGGGGATTCCCGCAGTTGTAGGCGCAACTGATGCGACGCAGCGCATTCACACGGGAGACCTAATTTTAGTCAATGGTGATACAGGGGGCGTTGAGCGGACGACTCAGCCACAAGCAGTAACCAAGCCGATTTCATCGAGTTCACGATGGAATCTCAATGCGACTTCATTAATGTTGAATCTCAGCCAAACGGATTCTATTGAGCGATCGATCGACCTTGAAATTGACGGGGTAGGACTGTTGCGATCGGAATTGCTGCTCGGCGGAAAGTTGAATGCTCAACTGTCGGATCAGATCCAGCACTTTACTCGATCGTTTGCGCCACGTCCCGTTTTCTATCGCAGTTTAGATCTGCGATCGCATGAATTTCAGTCTGCGGCTGAAGCCAATCCGATGCTAGGGATGCACGGCACACTCAGCTATCTTCAAAATTCAGAATCATTTGATTTTGAACTCGCTGCGTTAAAACAAGCGGTTGATGCAGGATGTTCTAATTTGCGGTTAATTTTGCCGTTTGTGCGAACCGTTGAAGAATTTATCTTTTGCCGCCGTCGAATTGAGCAAGCGGGTTTGTTGGATCTGCCGACCTGGATCATGGCAGAAGTACCTTCAGTTCTCTTTTTGTTGCCGGATTATGTTCGAGCAGGTGTGCAGGGAATTTGTATTGGAACGAGTGATTTGACGCAGTTAATTTTGGCAGTCGATCGCGATCACAGTGCAATGGCAAAGAGTTTTGATGAGTCTCATCCTGCTGTGCTGGCTGCGATCGCTCAATTAATCCAAACGGCGCATCAGCTCAACATTCCTTGTACGATTTCAACACAAGCAGCGCTCACGCCTAAGTTCGTCGATTGCTTAATTGAGTCGGGAATAGATGCGATTTCGGTCAATCTTTCTGCGGTTGAAACCGCTAATCGTGAGATCGCACGGGCTGAACAGCGATTGATGTTACGAAAAATTCGCGATCGCAAATCAATCTAA
- a CDS encoding ComF family protein — protein sequence MLDGVLSLILQKSCPLCDRSTSTYLCASCRKRLDRDQFSDPTQFWKQRIFAWGNYTDTLKRTIAALKYERHPELGRLLGEELGRSWLKARLHPGKLTVIPIPMHLEKQQQRGYNQAELISRAFCQITGDAHQPKGLQRIRATEALFGLSPQAREQTLTQAFAIGKGATQNRPVLLIDDIYTTGATARAAIQVLHRHQIRVLGIAVVAKPSFEPRS from the coding sequence ATGTTAGACGGGGTTTTAAGTCTGATTTTGCAGAAGTCTTGCCCGTTGTGCGATCGTTCTACCTCAACCTATCTTTGTGCAAGCTGTCGGAAAAGACTAGACCGAGATCAATTTTCAGACCCCACACAGTTCTGGAAGCAGCGAATTTTTGCTTGGGGAAACTATACCGATACGCTCAAGCGTACGATCGCGGCATTGAAATATGAGCGTCATCCTGAGTTAGGAAGATTACTCGGCGAGGAATTAGGACGATCGTGGCTCAAAGCAAGATTGCATCCAGGCAAGCTGACGGTCATTCCAATTCCGATGCATCTTGAGAAACAACAGCAACGCGGTTATAACCAGGCAGAGTTGATTTCACGGGCATTTTGTCAGATCACTGGAGATGCTCATCAGCCCAAAGGATTACAGCGAATTCGAGCAACTGAGGCATTGTTTGGATTGTCACCTCAAGCTCGAGAGCAAACTTTGACGCAAGCATTCGCGATCGGCAAAGGGGCAACACAAAACCGCCCCGTTTTATTGATTGATGATATTTACACCACTGGAGCAACAGCGAGAGCTGCAATACAAGTTTTACATCGACATCAAATTCGCGTACTGGGAATTGCAGTGGTCGCGAAACCAAGCTTTGAACCGCGATCGTAA
- a CDS encoding GNAT family N-acetyltransferase, with the protein MIVRKETPSDIEAITQVTISAFKTLPISNHTEQFIIQALRNSGALTLSLVAEQDDQVVGHVAFSPVTLSDGSEGWYGLGPVSVVPSHQKQGIGTSLINEGLSLLKEMGGQGCALVGDPNYYQRFGFRNVPELIYEGVPPEFFLVLPFTKKVPQGIVVFHESFWAHG; encoded by the coding sequence ATGATTGTCAGAAAAGAGACTCCATCCGATATTGAAGCAATCACCCAAGTCACAATATCTGCCTTCAAGACCCTTCCAATCAGCAATCACACCGAGCAATTTATCATCCAGGCGTTACGCAACTCAGGCGCACTAACTTTGTCGCTTGTAGCAGAACAGGACGACCAGGTTGTTGGGCATGTCGCTTTTTCTCCTGTCACCCTTTCTGACGGTTCAGAGGGATGGTATGGTCTCGGTCCTGTGTCAGTAGTACCTAGCCATCAAAAACAAGGGATTGGAACATCGCTCATCAATGAGGGGTTGTCTTTGCTAAAAGAGATGGGCGGACAGGGTTGTGCTCTTGTGGGTGATCCGAACTACTATCAGCGCTTTGGTTTCCGGAACGTTCCAGAACTGATTTATGAAGGGGTTCCACCAGAGTTTTTCCTAGTCTTGCCGTTTACCAAGAAGGTTCCCCAAGGAATTGTGGTGTTTCATGAAAGCTTTTGGGCACATGGCTAG
- the rppB gene encoding two-component system sensor histidine kinase RppB, whose product MQQNQLFNRTRWRLASWYTGVMSLILVMSGGVAYQLLTEAHWHALHQELESVSGTLHDGLEPILEQPGQINDRVSQLLPGLCLTSTLCAEPTEERHVLGAVQQEGYYMRFLDQSGQLIATNGHPPKAISDQLQQSLWQTLETPDGKRYHQISILLKNNQHAPWGYLQVGRSLQEFDHYLATLRLTFLLGLPITILFVIAASWWLAGLAMRPVYRSYQQVQQFTADVAHELRTPLAATKATIESVLELETLPEPEARNTLYTIERQNNRLAQLVQDLLLLSRMDLQVLPVKHQPCCLNSLLTDVLDEFSAMAIAADIDLRLDVRVPYPVYVLGNEEQLFQLIANLVTNAIQYTPAGGNITVSLGCDSNHAVIQVRDTGIGIASEDQPRIFDRFYRVSRDRSRQTGGAGLGLAIALAIAKQHNGNILVQSAIGQGSELIVRLPLK is encoded by the coding sequence ATGCAACAGAACCAACTCTTCAACCGAACACGCTGGCGATTAGCAAGCTGGTATACCGGAGTCATGAGCTTGATTCTAGTCATGTCTGGAGGTGTGGCTTATCAGTTGCTCACTGAGGCGCACTGGCACGCTCTACATCAAGAGCTAGAATCTGTTTCAGGCACCCTACACGACGGGCTAGAACCGATCTTGGAGCAGCCTGGACAGATCAACGATCGTGTTTCTCAACTCCTGCCAGGGCTGTGCCTCACCTCAACGCTTTGTGCTGAACCGACAGAAGAACGTCATGTTTTAGGAGCCGTACAGCAAGAAGGATATTACATGCGGTTTCTCGATCAATCTGGACAACTGATCGCGACAAATGGACATCCTCCGAAAGCAATTTCAGATCAGCTACAACAATCTCTCTGGCAAACGCTGGAAACGCCTGATGGAAAACGCTATCACCAAATCTCTATTCTTCTCAAGAATAATCAACATGCTCCTTGGGGCTACTTACAGGTAGGTCGATCGCTGCAAGAATTCGACCACTATTTGGCGACCTTGCGGCTTACTTTTCTGCTAGGACTGCCGATCACTATTCTTTTTGTGATTGCTGCAAGTTGGTGGTTAGCTGGATTAGCGATGCGACCCGTGTATCGCTCGTATCAACAAGTGCAGCAATTTACAGCAGATGTTGCTCACGAATTGCGAACGCCTTTGGCTGCGACGAAAGCCACGATTGAATCTGTTCTAGAACTCGAAACATTACCAGAACCAGAAGCTCGAAATACGCTATACACGATCGAGCGCCAGAACAATCGCCTCGCTCAACTGGTTCAAGATTTGCTGCTCTTGTCTCGCATGGATCTGCAAGTCTTGCCTGTGAAACATCAACCGTGTTGCCTGAATTCTTTGCTGACAGATGTGTTAGATGAATTTAGTGCAATGGCGATCGCGGCTGATATTGATCTCAGACTGGATGTTCGAGTACCTTATCCTGTTTATGTCCTAGGTAACGAGGAACAGCTTTTTCAGTTAATCGCTAACTTAGTCACAAATGCCATTCAATACACACCCGCGGGTGGCAACATTACAGTTTCGCTGGGCTGTGACTCGAACCATGCAGTGATTCAAGTTCGAGATACAGGAATTGGGATTGCTTCTGAAGACCAGCCGCGAATTTTTGATCGATTTTATCGAGTTAGCCGCGATCGCTCTCGCCAGACTGGTGGAGCCGGATTAGGACTCGCGATCGCACTTGCAATCGCGAAGCAACACAATGGCAACATTCTAGTTCAGAGTGCGATTGGTCAGGGAAGTGAATTGATCGTTCGCTTACCACTCAAATGA
- the rppA gene encoding two-component system response regulator RppA: protein MRILLVEDEPDLGAAIQHALSRDKYVVDWVQDGTEAWNCLDNSQVHYTLAIFDWLLPGLSGIELCRRLRSQYNPLPILILTAKDRMEDKVMGLDAGADDYLVKPFGMAELRARLRALQRRSPQFQPPQLQVGYLLLDYSTATVQTTQPQRQMIPLTAKEFQLLEYFMQHPNQILTRDQLMNQVWDLQADPISNVVPAQIRLLRRKLADYGCEGLLETVYGLGYRLNAKG, encoded by the coding sequence ATGCGAATACTACTAGTTGAGGATGAACCAGATTTAGGGGCGGCAATTCAGCACGCCCTCAGTCGGGATAAGTATGTTGTGGATTGGGTTCAAGATGGCACAGAAGCGTGGAACTGTCTTGATAATTCCCAAGTTCATTACACCTTAGCGATCTTCGACTGGTTACTACCAGGACTATCTGGGATTGAGCTTTGTCGGCGGCTACGATCGCAGTACAATCCCCTCCCGATTCTAATCTTGACAGCAAAAGACCGTATGGAAGATAAAGTCATGGGACTCGATGCCGGAGCCGATGATTACCTCGTCAAACCGTTCGGCATGGCAGAACTGCGGGCACGACTACGAGCCTTACAGCGTCGATCGCCTCAATTTCAGCCACCCCAGCTTCAAGTTGGTTATCTCCTTTTGGATTACAGCACGGCTACAGTTCAGACGACTCAGCCTCAACGACAAATGATTCCTCTGACAGCTAAAGAATTTCAGCTTTTGGAGTATTTTATGCAGCATCCTAATCAGATTCTCACTCGCGACCAATTAATGAATCAAGTTTGGGATTTACAAGCTGATCCCATCAGCAATGTGGTTCCTGCCCAAATTCGTCTTCTGCGGCGTAAGTTAGCGGACTATGGCTGTGAAGGGCTGCTAGAGACTGTCTACGGGCTAGGCTATCGCCTGAATGCCAAAGGATAG
- a CDS encoding DUF305 domain-containing protein gives MRKILLYSFAGLLTSSTVIGLLNISRIESLSAAPTSQTPANRSHSPQRPIMGQVDRHFIERMIPHHEEAVEMAQLASSRAKHSEIKRLAASIIQDQTREINQMRTWYKAWYGTNVPAVSSGMGRMGNRSGMMGNHSDRMGMHQSGMSMEMDLQALKNAPDFDREFIRQMVPHHQMAVHMAQMLLNRTNRPDMRNLAQSIIKSQMAEITQMQQWNQAWYR, from the coding sequence ATGAGAAAAATATTGCTTTACAGTTTTGCAGGGCTATTAACTAGTAGCACAGTTATAGGACTACTCAATATCAGTCGTATCGAAAGTCTCAGTGCCGCACCTACTTCTCAAACTCCTGCTAACAGATCACATTCTCCTCAACGACCCATCATGGGACAAGTCGATCGTCACTTCATTGAAAGGATGATTCCACACCACGAGGAAGCCGTAGAGATGGCTCAATTAGCTTCCAGTCGGGCTAAACATTCTGAAATTAAGAGGTTAGCTGCATCTATTATTCAAGACCAAACCCGCGAAATTAACCAGATGCGAACCTGGTACAAGGCTTGGTACGGGACAAACGTTCCAGCAGTGTCGTCTGGAATGGGCAGGATGGGGAACCGCTCAGGAATGATGGGGAACCACTCAGACAGGATGGGAATGCACCAAAGCGGAATGAGCATGGAGATGGATTTGCAGGCATTAAAAAATGCGCCCGACTTCGATCGAGAATTTATCCGCCAAATGGTTCCCCATCATCAAATGGCAGTCCACATGGCTCAGATGCTGCTGAATCGGACTAATCGTCCCGACATGCGGAATCTTGCTCAATCAATTATCAAATCTCAGATGGCTGAAATTACTCAAATGCAGCAGTGGAACCAAGCCTGGTATCGGTAA